In Candidatus Nitrosarchaeum limnium SFB1, the following proteins share a genomic window:
- a CDS encoding alkyl hydroperoxide reductase/ Thiol specific antioxidant/ Mal allergen, translating into MSVAIGQKAPNFAVSEWVQGAPTNFDKEKDHIVLVEVFQVNCPGCFMHALPEAISIYNKYKDDGVRVIGLATAFEDYDKNTLDNLKMLAETGEVVGDTKEALSMYGQLQPGNKLSYKIPFPLAMDKLVKTDGKISDEKVMQFIYGQIPEFDTQPEDYRKQIIQRVKDYMKTKEYSAETFEKFALQGTPSMILVDRKGILRNVSFGQSGNVEAMIQKLLKE; encoded by the coding sequence ATGAGTGTAGCAATAGGACAAAAAGCGCCAAATTTTGCAGTCTCTGAATGGGTCCAAGGTGCTCCAACAAACTTTGATAAGGAAAAGGATCACATTGTTCTAGTCGAGGTATTTCAGGTAAATTGTCCAGGTTGCTTTATGCATGCACTCCCAGAGGCAATAAGCATCTACAACAAATACAAAGATGATGGCGTGCGAGTGATAGGACTGGCAACAGCATTTGAGGATTATGATAAAAACACTTTGGATAATCTAAAGATGTTAGCAGAAACAGGTGAAGTTGTTGGAGATACTAAAGAAGCACTATCGATGTACGGTCAGCTGCAACCAGGCAACAAATTATCTTACAAGATTCCATTTCCATTGGCAATGGACAAACTGGTAAAGACAGACGGAAAGATTAGTGACGAAAAAGTCATGCAATTTATCTACGGACAAATTCCAGAGTTTGACACTCAACCAGAAGATTATAGAAAACAGATTATCCAGCGAGTCAAAGATTACATGAAGACCAAAGAATATTCTGCTGAGACATTTGAGAAATTTGCTTTACAAGGAACTCCATCAATGATACTAGTAGATAGAAAAGGAATTTTACGAAATGTATCCTTTGGACAATCAGGAAATGTCGAAGCAATGATTCAGAAATTGCTTAAAGAATAA
- a CDS encoding hypothetical protein (hypothetical protein Mboo_1005), with protein sequence MEITRSFFALLLVLSCVIAIPNAIAQTESDKKTYTIGTYLLNVGKIDLQNGAYDLDFYIWIKSDDANFIETKPKIEFMNGKATTEPITVEKNYYEARVKGIFQKNMDFRNYPFEKILLTIEIEGTEDMKSFEFVPDLEESGVDDLVNIPGWNLQSTNSDVTIHKYSDDSEYSRYVFSLEMERFPLSSFLKTMLPVIIITTIAMLAFWMSPTNFTARIGLGASTLLAAVAAHLNAANQLPPIGYLTLFDKIMIIAYALFLNNLLSMVIQMRLIDHKREEEAVKVNAKMRKAIPVICVLIFLALFLV encoded by the coding sequence ATGGAAATTACACGCTCATTTTTTGCACTATTACTTGTGTTATCATGTGTAATTGCCATTCCTAACGCAATTGCACAAACTGAATCAGATAAAAAAACATACACAATAGGAACTTATCTTCTAAATGTAGGCAAAATTGATCTTCAGAATGGAGCCTATGATCTAGACTTTTACATTTGGATAAAGTCTGATGATGCTAACTTTATTGAAACAAAACCAAAAATTGAATTTATGAATGGTAAAGCAACTACAGAACCAATCACAGTAGAAAAAAATTACTATGAAGCAAGAGTGAAGGGAATATTTCAAAAAAACATGGACTTTAGAAATTATCCATTTGAAAAAATATTGCTAACAATAGAAATAGAAGGAACAGAAGACATGAAATCTTTTGAATTCGTTCCAGACCTTGAAGAGAGCGGTGTAGATGATCTAGTAAACATTCCAGGATGGAATCTCCAATCTACAAACTCGGATGTTACAATTCACAAATATTCTGATGATTCAGAATATTCAAGATACGTATTTTCACTAGAGATGGAGAGATTTCCATTATCTTCATTTTTGAAGACCATGTTACCAGTAATTATCATCACAACTATTGCAATGCTTGCATTTTGGATGAGTCCAACAAACTTTACTGCAAGAATAGGGTTGGGGGCATCCACATTACTTGCAGCAGTTGCTGCCCATCTCAATGCAGCAAACCAATTACCACCAATTGGCTATCTGACTCTATTTGACAAGATAATGATTATTGCATATGCTTTGTTTCTCAACAATCTCCTTTCAATGGTAATTCAAATGAGATTAATTGATCACAAGCGTGAGGAAGAAGCAGTTAAAGTAAATGCAAAGATGAGAA